One stretch of Candidatus Sulfotelmatobacter sp. DNA includes these proteins:
- a CDS encoding DUF4160 domain-containing protein gives MSTVHGGGVRFRIHPQDHEPVHAHGRYAETVVVVDLYADGSVGLADRDDAIIPRNAKASDVRRILRAAGEHYEAIVEAWMRMQGQ, from the coding sequence GTGAGCACGGTTCACGGCGGCGGGGTCCGCTTTCGAATTCACCCGCAAGACCACGAGCCGGTCCATGCTCACGGCAGGTACGCTGAGACGGTGGTGGTCGTGGACCTTTACGCCGATGGGTCCGTCGGGCTCGCCGACCGCGACGATGCGATCATCCCGCGCAACGCGAAGGCGAGCGACGTTCGCCGTATTCTTAGGGCCGCAGGCGAGCACTACGAGGCGATCGTTGAGGCTTGGATGCGGATGCAGGGACAATGA
- a CDS encoding DUF4279 domain-containing protein translates to MVDRPAGAEPGLIRAYLAIVGVDPSEVSNMLGIKPATTLAAGRLLRSGITAPENRWEVRSEARASGGLSPVVRALLDNFSDWQVLRELSQRARIEVEIALYIGQEHIDATLDADIVLRLASIGAELLFFRY, encoded by the coding sequence ATGGTTGATCGTCCAGCCGGCGCGGAGCCGGGCCTCATTCGCGCCTACCTGGCGATCGTGGGGGTCGACCCTAGTGAAGTCTCAAATATGCTTGGGATTAAACCCGCGACTACCTTGGCAGCGGGGCGATTGCTCCGTAGCGGTATTACCGCCCCTGAAAATCGCTGGGAAGTGCGATCGGAAGCCAGAGCGTCCGGCGGCCTTTCTCCCGTTGTTCGGGCGCTTCTCGACAATTTCTCGGATTGGCAAGTTCTACGAGAGCTTTCCCAGCGGGCAAGAATAGAAGTAGAGATTGCGCTTTACATTGGGCAGGAGCATATCGATGCCACGCTCGACGCCGATATCGTACTGCGGCTGGCATCGATAGGAGCTGAACTATTGTTCTTCCGATACTAA
- a CDS encoding DUF2442 domain-containing protein has product MSKQVSHPIRTTEAQLEAALAKARDYDAVRPRALDVSYRDADDMVIMRLATGIEMAFPRQLLQGLENATPEQLRDVSIDDFGSSLHWNQLDVDHYVPGLIEGILGTRAWMSRIGKRGGSARSDVKAAAARENGAKGGRPSQPGLDARNRDTGGHIHHKRGDTLVRTLRDTYGDSFAPGVRGDMRLDTLLKRENAKSLDDLLKRRRK; this is encoded by the coding sequence ATGAGCAAGCAAGTCAGTCACCCCATTCGGACCACCGAGGCCCAACTTGAGGCCGCTCTCGCAAAGGCGCGCGACTACGATGCCGTCCGACCGCGAGCTCTTGATGTCAGCTATCGCGACGCAGATGACATGGTCATCATGCGGCTCGCCACCGGTATTGAAATGGCATTTCCCCGCCAGCTGCTTCAAGGGCTCGAGAATGCTACCCCCGAGCAGCTTCGCGATGTGAGTATTGACGACTTCGGATCGTCGCTCCACTGGAACCAGCTCGACGTGGACCATTACGTTCCAGGCCTCATTGAGGGCATTTTAGGAACGCGGGCCTGGATGAGCCGAATCGGTAAGAGGGGTGGGTCCGCAAGAAGCGATGTGAAGGCGGCGGCGGCGCGAGAAAATGGCGCAAAAGGTGGCCGCCCCTCACAGCCTGGCTTAGATGCTCGCAATCGCGATACGGGCGGCCATATTCATCACAAGCGCGGTGATACTTTAGTTAGAACGCTGCGAGACACATATGGAGACAGCTTCGCCCCAGGTGTTCGAGGCGATATGAGGCTCGACACGCTGCTCAAGCGAGAGAATGCGAAATCACTTGACGATCTCCTAAAGCGACGAAGAAAATAG